In Acinetobacter sp. TGL-Y2, a genomic segment contains:
- a CDS encoding AAA family ATPase, with amino-acid sequence MQLIIFTGVQASGKSSFYLLNLHQSHLRINLDMLKTLHRENIIFEACLASKTKMVIDNTNPTRDDRARYIQRAKDAGFEVISYYFETDLSSTLERNSYRKGKANIPEVGIRATYKKLEVPSLDERFDEIFKVRIVENGEFFYSPLIIDSS; translated from the coding sequence ATGCAATTGATTATTTTTACAGGGGTTCAGGCGTCTGGTAAATCGAGTTTTTATCTGTTGAATTTACATCAAAGTCATCTACGCATTAACCTCGATATGCTCAAAACTCTGCATCGTGAAAATATCATTTTTGAAGCGTGTTTAGCATCTAAAACCAAAATGGTGATTGATAATACCAACCCCACACGTGATGACCGTGCACGTTATATTCAGCGTGCCAAGGATGCCGGCTTTGAAGTGATTTCATATTACTTTGAAACTGATTTGAGCAGCACTTTAGAGCGGAATAGCTACCGTAAAGGTAAAGCCAACATTCCCGAAGTCGGTATTCGAGCAACCTATAAAAAGCTTGAAGTGCCGAGTTTGGATGAAAGATTTGATGAGATTTTTAAGGTTAGGATTGTTGAGAATGGGGAGTTTTTCTATTCTCCCCTTATAATTGACTCATCATAA
- a CDS encoding DUF4145 domain-containing protein, with the protein MMKLNTLNPIFQDSVSKNKIVYKKVLCIECKTHIKHEVLVDISEYDQTHSPIEFYLNYRILKCINCETITYQTKNLCSEDVYQVGYELNGDPIYHEDATYKVFPIRDEETAFSIEFEKILPIEIYNTYEEVVVALNNKMPLLTVLGLRTLLEQIIKHFGKSDDLGVILNQFEQDGFISTKQRALLDDIRYLGNDAAHRADSKSRKNLILHLKVLENLIHQLFVYYKMGEESSKKQLRVSD; encoded by the coding sequence ATGATGAAATTAAACACTTTAAATCCTATTTTTCAGGATTCAGTATCTAAAAATAAAATTGTATACAAGAAAGTACTTTGTATTGAGTGTAAAACCCATATTAAACATGAAGTTTTAGTCGATATTTCTGAATATGACCAAACGCATAGTCCTATTGAGTTTTATTTGAATTATAGGATTTTGAAATGTATCAATTGTGAGACTATTACTTACCAAACTAAAAATTTATGTTCTGAAGATGTTTATCAAGTCGGATATGAGCTGAATGGTGATCCCATTTACCATGAAGATGCAACTTATAAGGTTTTTCCAATCAGGGATGAGGAAACTGCTTTCTCGATTGAGTTTGAAAAAATTTTACCTATAGAAATTTATAATACGTACGAGGAAGTAGTTGTTGCATTAAACAATAAAATGCCTTTATTAACTGTGTTGGGTTTAAGAACGCTTTTAGAACAAATCATTAAGCATTTCGGTAAATCTGATGATTTGGGGGTGATTTTAAATCAGTTTGAGCAAGATGGATTTATATCAACAAAACAGCGAGCTCTGCTTGATGATATACGTTACTTGGGCAATGATGCTGCACATCGTGCTGATAGTAAATCTAGAAAAAATTTAATTCTGCATCTAAAAGTTTTAGAAAACTTGATTCATCAATTATTTGTTTATTATAAAATGGGGGAAGAATCCTCAAAAAAGCAATTAAGGGTGTCGGACTAA
- a CDS encoding glutathione peroxidase, producing MMASVYNIPVNTIQGEAVDLSQYAGKVLLIVNVASKCGLTPQYEGLEKLYTDKKAEGLEILGFPANNFLAQEPGSNENIQEFCSLTYNVDFPLFAKISVAGEDKHPLYATLTQAVPERIGEGPWWKDLVDYGLTPNPKPEVLWNFEKFLINKQGEVVARFAPDITADDARIVDAIHAELAK from the coding sequence ATTATGGCATCGGTATACAATATTCCAGTGAACACCATTCAAGGTGAAGCAGTCGATTTAAGCCAATATGCGGGCAAAGTTTTATTGATCGTCAATGTCGCGTCAAAATGCGGTTTAACACCGCAGTACGAAGGTTTAGAAAAACTTTATACCGACAAAAAAGCTGAAGGCTTAGAAATTTTAGGTTTCCCAGCAAACAATTTCCTTGCGCAAGAACCTGGCAGCAATGAAAATATTCAAGAATTTTGCTCGCTTACCTATAACGTAGACTTTCCTCTCTTTGCCAAAATTTCAGTGGCAGGTGAAGACAAACACCCACTCTATGCAACCTTAACTCAAGCTGTACCTGAACGTATAGGTGAAGGTCCTTGGTGGAAAGATTTGGTCGATTATGGTTTAACACCAAATCCAAAACCTGAAGTACTGTGGAATTTTGAAAAATTCTTAATCAATAAACAAGGTGAAGTGGTCGCGCGTTTTGCACCTGATATTACGGCAGATGATGCGCGTATAGTCGATGCGATTCATGCTGAACTTGCAAAATAA
- the atpD gene encoding F0F1 ATP synthase subunit beta, translated as MSSGRIIQIIGAVIDVEFERNNVPKIYDALQVEGTETTLEVQQQLGDGVVRTIAMGSTEGLKRGLNVINTGAPISVPVGTACLGRIMDVLGRPIDEAGPVATEARLPIHRAAPSYAEQAASTDLLETGIKVIDLLCPFAKGGKVGLFGGAGVGKTVNMMELINNIAKAHSGLSVFAGVGERTREGNDFYHEMKDSNVLDKVAMVYGQMNEPPGNRLRVALTGLTMAEYFRDEKDENGKGRDVLLFVDNIYRYTLAGTEVSALLGRMPSAVGYQPTLAEEMGVLQERITSTKSGSITSIQAVYVPADDLTDPSPATTFAHLDATVVLSRDIASSGIYPAIDPLDSTSRQLDPLVVGTEHYEIARSVQNVLQRYKELKDIIAILGMDELAEEDKLVVYRARKIQRFFSQPFHVAEVFTGAPGKLVSLKETIRGFKGLLAGEYDHIPEQAFYMVGGIDEVIAKAEKL; from the coding sequence ATGAGTAGCGGTCGTATCATTCAGATCATCGGCGCGGTTATCGACGTCGAGTTTGAACGTAATAACGTTCCTAAGATCTATGACGCTCTCCAAGTTGAAGGTACTGAAACTACTTTAGAAGTTCAGCAACAACTTGGTGATGGTGTAGTTCGTACAATCGCAATGGGATCTACTGAAGGTCTTAAACGTGGTTTGAACGTCATCAACACTGGCGCGCCAATCTCTGTTCCAGTGGGTACTGCTTGTTTAGGCCGTATCATGGACGTTTTGGGTCGCCCTATTGATGAAGCGGGTCCAGTTGCAACTGAAGCGCGTTTGCCGATTCACCGTGCAGCACCTTCTTATGCTGAACAAGCAGCGTCTACTGACCTTTTAGAAACAGGTATTAAAGTCATCGACTTACTATGCCCGTTCGCGAAAGGTGGTAAAGTTGGTTTGTTCGGTGGTGCCGGCGTTGGTAAAACTGTAAACATGATGGAATTGATCAACAACATCGCGAAAGCTCACTCAGGTTTATCTGTGTTTGCTGGTGTTGGTGAGCGTACTCGTGAAGGTAATGACTTCTATCACGAAATGAAAGATTCTAACGTTCTAGACAAAGTAGCAATGGTTTACGGTCAGATGAACGAGCCACCGGGTAACCGTCTGCGTGTAGCGTTGACTGGTTTGACCATGGCTGAATATTTCCGTGACGAGAAAGACGAAAACGGTAAAGGCCGTGACGTACTATTGTTCGTAGATAACATCTATCGTTATACACTAGCGGGTACTGAAGTATCAGCACTTCTAGGTCGTATGCCATCTGCTGTAGGTTACCAGCCTACGCTTGCAGAAGAGATGGGTGTTCTTCAAGAACGTATTACGTCGACTAAGTCTGGTTCTATTACGTCAATTCAAGCGGTATACGTACCTGCCGATGACTTAACAGATCCATCGCCTGCGACAACGTTTGCTCACTTAGACGCAACTGTTGTACTGAGCCGTGATATCGCATCTTCTGGTATTTACCCAGCGATCGATCCACTTGACTCAACTTCACGCCAACTTGATCCATTAGTTGTTGGTACTGAGCATTACGAAATTGCTCGTTCAGTTCAAAACGTTTTACAACGTTATAAAGAATTGAAAGACATTATTGCAATTCTTGGTATGGACGAGCTTGCAGAAGAAGATAAATTGGTTGTTTACCGTGCGCGTAAAATCCAACGTTTCTTCTCTCAACCGTTCCACGTAGCTGAAGTGTTTACTGGCGCGCCTGGTAAATTAGTATCTCTTAAAGAAACGATTCGTGGCTTTAAAGGTCTTCTTGCTGGTGAATACGATCACATCCCAGAACAAGCGTTCTATATGGTTGGTGGTATTGACGAAGTTATTGCTAAAGCCGAGAAACTTTAA
- a CDS encoding DMT family transporter, giving the protein MQLHAKHLAWAVLFPILAVLIWSFNIAITRYVADYISPVSISFYRWLIAFLVLTPFILPKVWQHKSLIRPHLIQLAVLSACGMVLYQGLAYTAAHYTTATNMGIINAFIPIFTIFVALLLLREIPTRYAVMGSILSFVGLLYVISQGSWSSLFNLGGHWGDVLMILAVFFYAFYGVFLKKWQLTLPLMISLYVQIGFAILYHLPFVVVLGLDPITTNNAGSVLYAGIFPSILAPLLWMMAIQHLGPNRTSIFMNLMPVFTAIIAYVWLNEAWSIYHTAGGMIILFGIALAQRKGKSA; this is encoded by the coding sequence ATGCAGTTACACGCAAAACACTTAGCTTGGGCGGTTTTATTTCCCATTCTGGCGGTACTCATTTGGTCATTTAATATTGCCATTACCCGTTATGTCGCAGATTACATTTCTCCTGTCAGTATTAGTTTTTACCGATGGTTGATTGCTTTCTTGGTTTTGACGCCTTTTATTTTGCCCAAAGTCTGGCAGCACAAGTCGTTGATTCGTCCTCATCTTATACAGTTGGCCGTTTTAAGTGCTTGTGGCATGGTGCTGTATCAAGGCTTGGCCTATACGGCAGCACATTACACCACAGCGACCAATATGGGCATTATTAATGCCTTTATTCCAATTTTTACGATCTTTGTGGCGCTGCTGTTATTGCGTGAAATTCCCACGCGCTATGCCGTAATGGGCAGTATTTTGTCATTTGTAGGGCTGTTGTATGTGATTAGCCAAGGCAGTTGGTCAAGCTTATTCAATCTGGGAGGGCATTGGGGCGATGTCCTGATGATTCTGGCGGTGTTTTTCTACGCTTTTTATGGAGTATTTTTGAAGAAATGGCAACTAACATTGCCTTTAATGATCAGCCTGTATGTTCAAATTGGTTTTGCAATTCTGTATCACTTGCCTTTTGTGGTCGTACTTGGACTTGATCCGATCACCACGAACAATGCAGGCAGTGTGCTGTATGCTGGTATTTTTCCGTCTATTCTTGCACCATTACTGTGGATGATGGCGATTCAGCATTTAGGACCGAACCGTACCAGTATTTTTATGAATCTGATGCCAGTCTTTACGGCGATTATTGCTTATGTTTGGCTGAATGAAGCATGGAGCATTTATCATACCGCGGGTGGAATGATCATCTTGTTCGGGATTGCTTTGGCTCAGCGTAAAGGCAAATCTGCATAA
- a CDS encoding F0F1 ATP synthase subunit epsilon: MATMQCDVVSVKESLYSGTITMLIAKGAGGELGIMPGHAPLVTLLQPGAVRVQLENGTEELIYVSGGVLEVQPHVVTILADTAIRAENLDEAAILEARKNAENLLANQKSELDTAAALAVLAETVAQLETIRKIKNRAQ; encoded by the coding sequence ATGGCGACTATGCAATGTGACGTTGTAAGTGTAAAAGAGTCTTTGTACTCTGGCACTATAACTATGCTAATTGCGAAGGGTGCTGGCGGTGAGTTGGGTATTATGCCTGGCCATGCACCGTTAGTAACTTTGCTTCAACCGGGCGCAGTTCGCGTTCAGTTGGAAAACGGTACAGAAGAGTTGATCTATGTATCGGGTGGTGTTCTTGAAGTTCAACCGCATGTCGTTACGATTCTTGCAGATACTGCAATTCGTGCCGAAAACTTAGATGAAGCTGCAATTCTTGAAGCGCGTAAAAATGCTGAAAACTTGTTAGCCAATCAAAAGAGCGAGTTGGACACTGCTGCGGCCCTTGCTGTCTTGGCAGAAACTGTTGCTCAGTTAGAAACGATCCGTAAAATCAAAAACCGCGCTCAATAA
- a CDS encoding RcnB family protein has translation MNTLLKAIVLSISTALVAAPVMAAPHEYQADKSHTQQNHNASIHQQQIQKNHQHKLVTDKSVNPSRDWRTGQKIPAQYYAHADKLDHKQYKKLSKPSKNQQWIKINGDYVLTNVITHNIIKIIGG, from the coding sequence ATGAATACATTATTAAAAGCAATAGTTTTATCCATTTCAACTGCTTTGGTGGCCGCACCTGTAATGGCTGCTCCGCATGAATATCAAGCTGATAAATCACATACTCAGCAAAATCATAACGCATCTATACATCAACAGCAGATACAAAAAAATCATCAACATAAATTGGTGACTGATAAATCTGTCAATCCATCACGTGATTGGAGAACCGGTCAAAAAATACCTGCACAGTACTACGCTCATGCCGATAAACTAGATCACAAGCAGTACAAAAAACTGAGCAAACCCAGCAAAAACCAACAATGGATTAAAATCAATGGTGACTACGTTTTGACCAACGTAATCACCCATAACATTATAAAAATCATTGGTGGTTAA
- a CDS encoding Sua5/YciO/YrdC/YwlC family protein, with product MLTTSVAEAAQCLAQGKVLAYPTEAVWGLGCDPLNETAFLEILRLKQRPIEKGVILLAGQLSQVEHLLKNLTPQMRQQVIDSWSNLSNQNRATTWLLPADDSIPHWIKGKHTQVAVRVTNHPLCIALCNAFNGFIVSTSANPAGLSPARSIQDVNQYFGSELNYLNGDLGLSQEPSKIIDAITGKVIRA from the coding sequence ATGCTTACAACCTCAGTTGCTGAGGCTGCCCAATGTTTAGCACAAGGCAAAGTTTTGGCCTATCCGACAGAAGCAGTATGGGGCTTAGGTTGCGATCCGTTGAATGAAACGGCTTTTTTAGAAATTTTACGCTTAAAGCAGCGCCCGATTGAAAAAGGCGTGATTTTATTGGCAGGACAGCTCAGTCAAGTTGAGCACTTGTTAAAAAATCTGACGCCTCAAATGCGTCAGCAAGTGATCGACAGTTGGAGCAACTTGTCCAACCAAAACCGCGCCACCACTTGGTTATTACCTGCAGATGACAGCATTCCCCACTGGATTAAAGGCAAACACACTCAAGTTGCGGTGCGTGTCACCAATCATCCGCTGTGTATTGCACTCTGCAATGCCTTTAATGGTTTCATTGTATCAACCAGTGCCAATCCTGCTGGTTTAAGCCCTGCCCGCTCGATCCAAGACGTCAATCAATACTTTGGTTCAGAACTCAATTACTTAAATGGGGATTTAGGCTTAAGCCAAGAACCGAGCAAGATTATTGATGCAATAACGGGCAAAGTGATCCGCGCCTAG